One part of the Glycine soja cultivar W05 chromosome 11, ASM419377v2, whole genome shotgun sequence genome encodes these proteins:
- the LOC114375736 gene encoding uncharacterized protein LOC114375736, translating into MRMRNKNRKPTTLRCNVGSRCSTYVVILSLLGCLFLLHLYTLIRHRDRNGGESLLRISNHPQFHELQEVEEEDVQIPPPRGKRSPRAAKRRPKRTTTLIDEFLDENSQLRHVFFPGKKIAIDPMQTAVNESYYYYPGRIWLDTDGNPIQAHGGGIIYDKRSRTYYWYGEYKDGPTYQIHKKGAARVDIIGVGCYSSKDLWTWKHEGIVLAAEETDETHDLHTSNVLERPKVIYNERSGKFVMWMHIDDANYTKAAVGVAISDTPDGPFDYLGSQRPHGYESRDMTVFKDDDGVAYIIYSSEDNSELHIGPLTEDYLNVTSVMRRILVGQHREAPALFKHQGTYYMITSGCTGWAPNEALAHAAESILGPWETVGNPCIGGNKMFRLTTFFAQSTFVVPLPGFPGSFIFMADRWNPANLRDSRYVWLPLIVAGPVDQPLEYSFEFPLWSRVSIYWHRKWRLPQGWNGFK; encoded by the exons atgaGGATGAGGAACAAAAACAGGAAACCAACAACTTTACGTTGCAATGTTGGGAGCAGATGTTCAACGTATGTTGTGATATTGAGCTTGTTAGGATGCTTATTTTTGCTTCATTTGTATACCCTTATTCGTCACAGAGATAGAAATGGTGGAGAGTCTCTATTGCGTATTAGTAATCATCCCCAATTCCATGAACTTCAAGAAGTGGAAGAGGAAGACGTTCAAATCCCCCCACCAAGGGGGAAGAGGTCCCCTCGGGCAGCAAAACGAAGACCTAAACGGACAACCACACTGATTGATGAATTCTTGGACGAAAATTCCCAACTTAGACATGTGTTTTTTCCTGGTAAAAAAATAGCTATAGATCCAATGCAGACTGCTGTGAACGAAAGTTATTACTACTACCCTGGGAGAATTTGGTTAGACACTGATGGAAATCCTATTCAAGCCCATGGAGGGggcattatatatgataaaagatCAAGAACATACTATTGGTATGGTGAATATAAAGATGGGCCTACCTACCAAATTCACAAGAAAGGAGCTGCTCGG GTGGACATTATTGGAGTTGGTTGCTATTCATCTAAGGATTTGTGGACCTGGAAACACGAGGGGATTGTATTGGCAGCAGAGGAAACAGATGAAACCCATGACCTGCACACGTCTAATGTGCTTGAGCGGCCGAAAGTGATTTACAATGAGAGGTCTGGAAAGTTTGTGATGTGGATGCATATTGATGATGCCAACTATACCAAAGCAGCTGTTGGAGTGGCAATCAGTGACACGCCTGATGGGCCATTTGATTATCTTGGTAGCCAAAGACCCCATGGATATGAAAGCAGGGATATGACAGTTTTCAAAGACGATGATGGTGTGGCATATATAATCTACTCCTCTGAAGACAATAGTGAACTGCACATCGGACCCCTTACGGAAGATTATCTCAACGTTACATCTGTTATGAGAAGGATACTTGTGGGACAGCATAGAGAAGCACCAGCTTTGTTCAAGCATCAGGGCACATATTACATGATCACGTCAGGCTGCACAGGATGGGCGCCAAATGAAGCATTGGCTCATGCAGCTGAGTCTATTTTGGGGCCTTGGGAAACAGTTGGAAATCCCTGCATTGGGGGAAACAAAATGTTTAGGCTTACAACCTTCTTTGCTCAGAGCACTTTTGTGGTTCCTCTACCTGGCTTTCCGGGTTCATTTATTTTCATGGCTGATCGGTGGAATCCTGCCAACTTAAGAGACTCGAGATATGTATGGTTGCCTTTGATAGTGGCAGGACCTGTTGATCAGCCTCTTGAGTACAGTTTTGAATTCCCATTGTGGTCAAGAGTGTCTATCTATTGGCACAGAAAATGGAGACTGCCTCAAGGCTGGAACGGCTTCAAATAA
- the LOC114375735 gene encoding protein SHORT-ROOT-like translates to MDTTLFRVVSSFQHHQADQDHQSLNNSTTSSSSRSSRQEQNYPYPQEHDEECFNFFMDDEDLSSSSSKHYYPYQPHPPSTTDHSFSPTPGVDVVFPFEFSSGKWAQDILLETARAVADKNTTRLQQLMWMLNELSSPYGDTDQKLASYFLQAFFSRITQAGDRTYKTLASASEKTCSFESTRKTVLKFQELSPWTTFGHVASNGAILEALEGEPKLHIVDISNTYCTQWPTLFEALATRNDDTPHLRLTSVVTAGATAQKVMKEIGARMEKFARLMGVPFKFNVVHHVGQLSDLDFSVLDIKEDEALAINCVNTLHSIAAVGNHRDAVISSLRRLKPRIVTVVEEEADLDIGLEGFEFVKGFEECLRWFRVYFEALDESFPRTSNERLMLERAAGRAVVDLVACSPADSVERREKAARWARRMHGGGGFNTVAFSEEVCDDVRALLRRYREGWAMTQCSDAGIFLTWKEQPVVWASAWRALT, encoded by the coding sequence ATGGATACCACGTTGTTTAGAGTAGTGAGTAGTTTCCAACATCACCAAGCTGATCAAGATCATCAATCCCTCAACAACTCCACCACAAGCAGCAGCTCTCGATCCTCCAGACAAGAGCAAAACTATCCCTACCCACAAGAACACGACGAAGAATGCTTCAACTTTTTCATGGATGATGAAGACTTATCCTCGTCTTCTTCCAAGCACTACTATCCCTATCAACCCCACCCTCCCTCCACTACCGACCATTCCTTCTCCCCCACTCCCGGCGTCGACGTTGTCTTCCCCTTCGAGTTCTCCTCCGGAAAGTGGGCCCAGGACATCCTCCTCGAAACCGCACGTGCCGTTGCCGACAAGAACACCACCCGCCTTCAACAACTCATGTGGATGCTAAACGAGCTCAGCTCCCCCTACGGCGACACCGACCAGAAACTAGCCTCGTACTTCCTCCAAGCCTTCTTCAGCCGCATCACCCAAGCCGGGGACCGAACCTACAAAACCTTAGCTTCAGCTTCCGAGAAAACATGCTCCTTCGAATCAACCCGCAAGACGGTGCTGAAGTTCCAAGAGTTGAGTCCCTGGACAACCTTCGGCCACGTGGCATCCAATGGCGCCATCTTAGAAGCCTTGGAAGGAGAGCCCAAACTACACATAGTTGACATCAGCAACACCTATTGCACCCAATGGCCAACCCTCTTCGAAGCCTTGGCAACTCGAAACGATGACACTCCGCATCTCCGTTTAACCTCCGTCGTCACCGCCGGCGCCACCGCGCAGAAGGTCATGAAGGAAATCGGAGCCAGAATGGAGAAATTCGCCAGACTCATGGGCGTGCCCTTTAAATTCAACGTCGTTCATCATGTAGGTCAACTCTCTGACCTCGATTTCAGTGTGCTAGATATTAAAGAAGACGAGGCGTTGGCGATTAACTGTGTTAACACCTTGCATTCGATCGCCGCCGTGGGGAACCACCGTGACGCGGTTATATCTTCGTTGAGGAGGTTGAAACCGAGGATCGTGacggtggtggaggaggaggctGATTTGGACATTGGATTGGAAGGGTTTGAGTTCGTGAAAGGGTTTGAAGAGTGTTTGAGGTGGTTTAGGGTTTACTTTGAGGCCTTGGACGAGAGTTTTCCGCGGACGAGCAACGAGCGTTTGATGCTTGAGAGGGCGGCGGGGAGGGCGGTGGTGGACCTGGTGGCGTGTTCTCCGGCGGATTCCGTAGAGAGGCGGGAGAAGGCGGCGCGGTGGGCGAGGAGGATGCATGGAGGTGGGGGGTTCAATACGGTGGCGTTTAGCGAAGAGGTATGCGATGATGTGAGGGCGTTGTTGAGGAGGTATAGGGAAGGGTGGGCAATGACACAGTGCTCCGACGCCGGAATATTCCTGACGTGGAAGGAGCAGCCGGTGGTGTGGGCCAGTGCATGGAGGGCCTTGACGTAG